DNA sequence from the Clostridia bacterium genome:
ATTTTTAACCCCTGTTAGATTTGGTATTGATAAGGGTTCGCCTAATTTAGCAGCTTCTAGGTATACTTGCCATGCTGACACATTTTTTAGTGCTATATGTCATGAGTGGTTGAATCTATACGGTATACAAGCTCTAGAGAGATTAGTATCCTTAACTAAAAATAATAAATTTTTGATATCTGATTTAATGCCTTATTATAAGCATATTCTTTATTTACCAAAGCCGATATTGTATCAGCGTAGAAAAACCGATAAACAACAAAACAACAAAGATATGACAGATCGTAAGGTGATAAAAAAGCTCTCATATGTTCCAGTACGCCATTTTAATGAATACATAAAAATGCAAAGACAAGGAGGATTATTGCCTTTTAAACCTTTTGATGGTGCAGTACAGGTGATAAATACGAGGAATGCTATAACAGGTCTTTGGGAAGCTGAACCTTATCTGGTATCCGCGTACAGCTTTAAAGAAGAGGCCGGGTTGTATTTTGTGGTATTTATGCAGGACGATAATATAGTAGAATTATTTGATAAGGCTATTGAAAGCCTAGGATTATCAGGTATCGGAGCCAAACGAAGTAGTGGTTTCGGCAAATTTGAGCTATATGATGATAAATGGGAGCTGTATAATTCGGTTTTAGATTCAGTATACAGTGATGAAGATATTCTGAACAATTTTTTGCACGCAGACGGGGATTATTATATGAATATATCCAATATTGCTCCTACCTATGAAGAGTTAAAAAAGTTCGATAAAGGCAACAGCTATTATAAACTTATAAAGCGCAGTGGATTTGTACAGTCCACCAGCTATGCAAAACATTTTGTGAAGAGGAAACAAGTTGTGATGTTCGATTCGGGGTCGTGCTTTTTGGACAAGTTGAAGGGGCAAGTATTGGATCTGTCAAAAGAGGGTAATCACCCTGTGTACAGATACGGTAAAGCTATTTATATAGGGGTGAGCTTATGATAAATAAAGCTAATATGAGAGTGCTGCATCTTGGCTTAAAAATCGAAACACCTGTATTCATCGGAGGGGATCCGGAGGAAAATATAAATAGAACCCAGTATTACTATGATAAAGAAAAAAATAGAATAGCAGTCATAGATCAAAGAAAATTCGCCATGTTTTTAGACAGATATAACCTTTTTGATTTTTATAGACAATATATCATACGAAACAGCACATCCAAAAGAGGACAAAATATTAACGATTGGTTGAATCAATTGAGTAGAATGAAAATAAGATTTGATAAGAATGTGTTGAACAAAGCAACCAAGTATTATGTCAAAACAGACAAAGTTTCAAAGAACAGCCTAAATGATATAAATTGTTTTATTAAGGATGTCCATAAAAGCCCGTATATACCGGGCAGCAGCATAAAGGGGGCATTGAGGACAGCAGTAATTGTTTCAGAGATAACAAAAAACAGGCACAAATATAAAAGGTATTGGAATGATATAAAACGTGCTGCAGATGATTTTCGATCCAGAGATGGAGGGCAAGCAGGCAAAAAAATAGAACGTGCTATATCCAGATTAGAATCAGAAGTTTTAGATTACACAATAGGTAGTAATGAATTTAAAGGGATGTCCGGACTATCTGTCAGCGATACCACAGCATTTTCAACAGATAATTTGGTTGTTTTACCTAAAAAAGATATATCAGTGCTGAAAAGACAACAAAAAGAAAATTCCCTTTCTCTACACAGAGAATATGCACTGCCTGACACAAAAGTTGCATTCGACTTGAGGCTGGATATGAACAATAAGCTACATATAAAGTCACTAGAGGATATCTATAGCGCTTTAGATGATATGTATAACCTTTTATATGGATATAATGGACTGTTTAAATCAGTTTATCCGGTAGAAAAGATATTGCCTGATGATATTATCAAGGATAGTAAAGGTGTATTGATGATGGGAGGGGGAGGGGGATATCATACTAAGGTAATATTGGCAGCATTGGCACCTAGCCATGATGAATTGAGAGAAACAGTAAAATTGATTTTGCATAAAAATATAAGGAATAGGCGAGATGACCTTTATAATCATTTGATAGATGATGTTATTTCACCCAGAACTATAAAGTTAGCAGAATACAATGGACGAAAAAGGCTGGTAGGATTGTGCAGAATATATAAAACAGGAGATCGATTATGCTAACTAAGATAAAATATAAATTAGACTTTGATCAGGATAAAAAGTTAAAAATGAGTTATGGACAATTTCTTCATGGATTTATTATGGAAAATGTTGATCCCGAGTATGGTGACAAACTTCATCAATCCGGATTAAAACCTTTTAGTCAATATTTACATAAGACACAGGATACATGGATATGGGAGATAAATATCCTTAATGATGAAGCCTATGAAAAAATAGCTGGGAAAATTTTTAAAGATGAATGCAAAGAATTGCTTTTGAGGACACCTAACATAAAAATAAGAGCTGATAAGATAGAAAAAGATCATACAATTGATTACAATCAACTGACCAAAAAAATCTATCTATCAGAAACCCAAAAAAGATATATTAAAATATATTTCAGAACTCCCTGTTCTTTTAAGGCTGGGGGGGAATATCAGATAATTCCGTCGGTGTTGCTTATGTACACAAATTTGATCAATAGATTTAATGAATATGCAGATACAATAACTTTGAAGGATGAATCCGTTGTCAATCACCTTATAGAGCATACTAAAATTCGCGATTACAAATTGAGAAGTTTCAAATTTCCCATGGGAAAAGGTTATGTAAAATCATTCATCGGAGAGTTGGTATTGAACATCAGTGGACCGGAAACTCTTGCGAGTTTAGCTAATCTTATTTTTGAATTTGCAAATTATTCGGGAATAGGTATAAAAACTGCTTTGGGAATGGGAGGGGTTGCTGTTGAGTAATGTACTTTTTTCTGCTGTAGGTTTTTCAGATCCTATAAGGAACAATTATGATGGGAGCTTATTGCATATAGTTAGATATTATAGACCTGATACAGTTTATCTTTTATTGACAGAAGAAGTTGCCAAACTGGATAAAAAAGATGATAGATATGCAATATGTATAAAAAAAATCATACCCGATTGCAAAATAGTGAAATATTATACCAGCATTAAAAATGCTCATGACTTTGATGCTTATTTTATGGACTTTAGAAGATATATACAGGATATATATGACAATCATCCTGAAGATAATATTTTACTCAACGTAAGTTCAGGAACTCCCCAAATCAAGGCCACTCTGTGCCTTGAAGCGGTTACATCCGATAAAAAACTTACTATTGTTCAGGTTAGTTCTCCAGCTGGAAAGAGCAATCACAGCAAACCAGCTGGGGAAGAGTTTGACGTAGAATATGAATTTGCAAACAATTTGGATAACCTGGAAGATACTGAAAATAGGACAATGGAACCGGATATATTAAGTTTCAGGTATTCAATGATCAGAAGTCAAATGAGGGCACTGGTTAACAATTATGAATATCAGGCATTGTTGAATCTGATGAAGGTATCTAATACAATGAACAATCAAGTTCTGCTGAAATTAATCAACCATGCTGTAGAAAGAAAGAGACTTAATGCAGCCGCAGCCAGAGGCTATATACAAGAATACAAAGGCCGAACTTTATTTCCGGTCAAAGACAAAGAATGTGCCGATATCGTTGAGTACTTTTTGCTGATAAAGCTTAAACAAAAGGCAGGCCAGTATACCGAGATGGTCTTGTTCCTAAATCCTATAAGTGTTGAATTGCTTACAGCATTTATCAAATACAAGCTTAATTTTGATATTGATTCCTGTATTAAAAATGGAAAATGGAATGTCCAAAAAATTAGATTAAATAGTGAGTTATGTAATTATCTGACCAATGCTTTTGGAAGAGAGATTGAAAGTCGTTATATCAGTATAGAAGTGCTGCATAAAATAGCAGAATTTATTTTAATCCGATTGAATAGTGAGGGAAGTTTAAAAAATCCATTAGAACTTTTTAACATACTAGAATTCTTTGATGATGTAGTAAAACTGAATCGTGGCCCACGCAACGAGGCTGCCCATGAATTAACTCAAATATCCGCAAAGGATATAAAAGACAAAACTGGGATGCAACCTAAAAAGATAATCAGAGAATATGAAAAAATTATAAGAATGGTTTTCGGGAGCAAATGTCCCAAGAAGGCATTTGATATATATGACTGTATAAATGATTATATAAAAGATGAAATGGAGAAATCAATATGAGTATAGTCTACGTATATCAGCCTCAATCCTATATGCATATTGAAGATAACCGGTTAATTATTGAGGTGGATGATTTAAAAAGAATGATACCTTTGGAAAAGATAGAAGGGATTTTATTATATGGAGGAGTTGGCATATCTTCAAGATGTATTACAAAACTGCTTGAAATCGGTGTACCCCTCACATGGTTATCAAAAAGAGGAAATTTTTATGGAAGACTTGAATCAACTAGAAATGTAAATATTACGAGACAAAGACAACAGTTTAAATTAGGGGAGAATGAAGAGTTTTGTTTGAGATTGGCAATTAATTTTATTTCTGCAAAAACAAACAACCAAATAGTATTGCTTAGAAGATATAATCGTACTGCCAGACTGGTGCAAGTAGCTAAAATAATTGACAACATAAAAATATTAAGACAAAAAATTGAAATGGTGAACAGATTAGATAAATTACTAGGCTATGAAGGAGCTTGTGCAAGATTATATTTCAAAGCTTTATCATTGATAGTAGATAATAAGTTTGCATTTTGTGGACGAACAAAACGTCCACCTAAAGATCCTTTCAATTCTCTGTTAAGCTTTGGATATACTTTATTGATGTATGAGGCATATACCGCTATAGCAAGCAAAGGTTTAAATCCCTATGCTGGTTTTATGCATCAGGATAGAGAAAAGCATCCTACCCTGGCATCGGACTTGATGGAAGAATGGCGGCCAGTGATTGTAGATTCATTAGTGCTCAATATGGTTCAAGGGCGTATAATAAAGATCAATGACTTTGATATACCTGAAGAAAAATCTAAAGGTGTCTATTTGAAGGAAAAAGCATCAAAAAAATTCATTAAGAATTTCGAAAAGAGGGTCAGGACCCAACATAATTATTTAAATGTACCCTATAGCATGAATTTTAGACGTTCTATTGTTTTTCAAGCAGGGATGTTATCAAGAGCATTAGAAGAAAATGATGCTGATATCTATAAACCGATAATGATAAGATGAATAAATGAGGTGATTTTTTGGAATATGAAGAGATGGAGGATTATTTTATTTTTGACGAAAATCAACCTGAGTTCTATAAAAAGTT
Encoded proteins:
- the csm4 gene encoding type III-A CRISPR-associated RAMP protein Csm4, which codes for MRRFIYKLKFLTPVRFGIDKGSPNLAASRYTCHADTFFSAICHEWLNLYGIQALERLVSLTKNNKFLISDLMPYYKHILYLPKPILYQRRKTDKQQNNKDMTDRKVIKKLSYVPVRHFNEYIKMQRQGGLLPFKPFDGAVQVINTRNAITGLWEAEPYLVSAYSFKEEAGLYFVVFMQDDNIVELFDKAIESLGLSGIGAKRSSGFGKFELYDDKWELYNSVLDSVYSDEDILNNFLHADGDYYMNISNIAPTYEELKKFDKGNSYYKLIKRSGFVQSTSYAKHFVKRKQVVMFDSGSCFLDKLKGQVLDLSKEGNHPVYRYGKAIYIGVSL
- the csm5 gene encoding type III-A CRISPR-associated RAMP protein Csm5, whose amino-acid sequence is MINKANMRVLHLGLKIETPVFIGGDPEENINRTQYYYDKEKNRIAVIDQRKFAMFLDRYNLFDFYRQYIIRNSTSKRGQNINDWLNQLSRMKIRFDKNVLNKATKYYVKTDKVSKNSLNDINCFIKDVHKSPYIPGSSIKGALRTAVIVSEITKNRHKYKRYWNDIKRAADDFRSRDGGQAGKKIERAISRLESEVLDYTIGSNEFKGMSGLSVSDTTAFSTDNLVVLPKKDISVLKRQQKENSLSLHREYALPDTKVAFDLRLDMNNKLHIKSLEDIYSALDDMYNLLYGYNGLFKSVYPVEKILPDDIIKDSKGVLMMGGGGGYHTKVILAALAPSHDELRETVKLILHKNIRNRRDDLYNHLIDDVISPRTIKLAEYNGRKRLVGLCRIYKTGDRLC
- the cas6 gene encoding CRISPR system precrRNA processing endoribonuclease RAMP protein Cas6 is translated as MLTKIKYKLDFDQDKKLKMSYGQFLHGFIMENVDPEYGDKLHQSGLKPFSQYLHKTQDTWIWEINILNDEAYEKIAGKIFKDECKELLLRTPNIKIRADKIEKDHTIDYNQLTKKIYLSETQKRYIKIYFRTPCSFKAGGEYQIIPSVLLMYTNLINRFNEYADTITLKDESVVNHLIEHTKIRDYKLRSFKFPMGKGYVKSFIGELVLNISGPETLASLANLIFEFANYSGIGIKTALGMGGVAVE
- the cas1 gene encoding CRISPR-associated endonuclease Cas1 → MSIVYVYQPQSYMHIEDNRLIIEVDDLKRMIPLEKIEGILLYGGVGISSRCITKLLEIGVPLTWLSKRGNFYGRLESTRNVNITRQRQQFKLGENEEFCLRLAINFISAKTNNQIVLLRRYNRTARLVQVAKIIDNIKILRQKIEMVNRLDKLLGYEGACARLYFKALSLIVDNKFAFCGRTKRPPKDPFNSLLSFGYTLLMYEAYTAIASKGLNPYAGFMHQDREKHPTLASDLMEEWRPVIVDSLVLNMVQGRIIKINDFDIPEEKSKGVYLKEKASKKFIKNFEKRVRTQHNYLNVPYSMNFRRSIVFQAGMLSRALEENDADIYKPIMIR